Proteins encoded in a region of the Ziziphus jujuba cultivar Dongzao chromosome 3, ASM3175591v1 genome:
- the LOC125423156 gene encoding uncharacterized protein LOC125423156 — protein MPTVMVALTSRNSSPSSLLTTRQVWCGSRRSNLLGMYFTCVDCYSGGGETTFDVCIRCYSEHRFCHHHSRFLDSFVLLRTMVSNSDGADANQAPGKHMNGQNGQKANGQNNIEYSTPAPGGPGQDLASYRAQLGEAVQRMNEIANHLESERDTTNAAVDSASGFADPTGATTVVDSTSCSADPTGISDTVESVAETVELVAEAVDIVSLMVDVASSAAMCHIM, from the exons ATGCCGACGGTGATGGTAGCCTTGACTTCTCGgaattcatcaccttcttcttTACTCACAACCCGCCAAGTATGGTGCGGCAGTCGTAGATCCAACCTGCTTGGAATGTATTTTACATGTGTAGACTGCTACAGTGGAGGCGGGGAAACAACTTTTGATGTATGTATTCGCTGCTATAGTGAACATAGGTTTTGCCACCACCATAGCCGCTTCTTGGATAGCTTTGTTTTGCTCCGCACCATGGTTTCAAATTCCGATGGG GCGGACGCCAACCAAGCACCAGGTAAGCACATGAATGGACAGAATGGACAGAAAGCGAATGGACAGAACAATATTGAATATTCTACTCCTGCTCCCGGTGGACCCGGACAA GATTTGGCATCTTACAGGGCACAGCTGGGAGAAGCAGTTCAGAGGATGAATGAAATAGCTAACCATCTGGAGTCAGAGAGAGACACAACTAACGCAGCGGTAGACAGTGCAAGTGGTTTTGCAGATCCTACCGGAGCTACCACGGTGGTGGACAGTACAAGTTGTTCTGCAGACCCTACCGGAATTTCAGACACGGTGGAATCAGTTGCAGAAACAGTGGAATTAGTTGCAGAAGCAGTGGATATTGTAAGCCTAATGGTGGATGTTGCCAGCTCAGCCGCTATGTGCCACATCATGTAG
- the LOC107422719 gene encoding uncharacterized protein LOC107422719 isoform X2 — translation MEFFHKAKVVRLYRPRHGKYLIAQEDQESVKQDRNGSSRQARWTVEFVPGSDSIIRLRSCYDKYLTASNQPFLIGLTGRQVLQTLPARLDSPVEWEPIKCGNHMRLRSRFGHSFLRANGSLPPWRNTVTHFTADGSIPNSDLDWDAEILEIHKGSISYLQYAMAGLSAGNLGVGLVNLMPDGADANGHLTGVADTTGVSDATGVADAAGVMDPTGVADVTTAAAGGIDAGGLAGDIVNMASNCPVM, via the exons ATGGAATTCTTCCACAAGGCCAAGGTGGTTCGATTGTACAGACCCCGGCATGGAAAATACCTAATTGCCCAAGAGGATCAAGAGTCCGTCAAGCAGGACCGAAATGGATCGTCCAGGCAAGCCCGATGGACCGTCGAATTTGTACCCGGCTCCGACTCCATTATCCGCCTTAGGAGCTGCTATGACAAGTACCTCACCGCCTCAAACCAACCATTTCTGATTGGATTGACCGGTCGGCAAGTCCTCCAGACGCTGCCTGCACGTCTCGACTCTCCGGTGGAGTGGGAGCCAATCAAATGCGGCAACCACATGAGACTCAGGAGCCGCTTTGGTCACAGCTTCCTCAGGGCCAATGGATCGCTGCCACCTTGGAGGAACACTGTCACCCATTTCACGGCTGACGGAAGTATCCCAAACTCCGACTTGGATTGGGATGCTGAAATTCTTGAGATACATAAG GGTAGCATTAGTTACTTGCAATATGCGATGGCAGGACTTAGCGCAGGAAATCTAGGAGTTGGTTTAGTAAATCTTATGCCGGACGGTGCGGATGCGAACGGACATCTGACAGGAGTTGCGGACACGACTGGAGTTTCAGATGCGACTGGAGTTGCCGACGCAGCCGGAGTTATGGATCCAACCGGAGTTGCTGATGTTACAACCGCAGCTGCAGGAGGTATCGACGCGGGAGGTCTAGCAGGAGATATCGTGAACATGGCAAGTAATTGTCCCGTGATGTGA
- the LOC107422719 gene encoding uncharacterized protein LOC107422719 isoform X1, whose product MEFFHKAKVVRLYRPRHGKYLIAQEDQESVKQDRNGSSRQARWTVEFVPGSDSIIRLRSCYDKYLTASNQPFLIGLTGRQVLQTLPARLDSPVEWEPIKCGNHMRLRSRFGHSFLRANGSLPPWRNTVTHFTADGSIPNSDLDWDAEILEIHKDTTSSHIQPPPPHVHVNGNASAPASEQGSISYLQYAMAGLSAGNLGVGLVNLMPDGADANGHLTGVADTTGVSDATGVADAAGVMDPTGVADVTTAAAGGIDAGGLAGDIVNMASNCPVM is encoded by the exons ATGGAATTCTTCCACAAGGCCAAGGTGGTTCGATTGTACAGACCCCGGCATGGAAAATACCTAATTGCCCAAGAGGATCAAGAGTCCGTCAAGCAGGACCGAAATGGATCGTCCAGGCAAGCCCGATGGACCGTCGAATTTGTACCCGGCTCCGACTCCATTATCCGCCTTAGGAGCTGCTATGACAAGTACCTCACCGCCTCAAACCAACCATTTCTGATTGGATTGACCGGTCGGCAAGTCCTCCAGACGCTGCCTGCACGTCTCGACTCTCCGGTGGAGTGGGAGCCAATCAAATGCGGCAACCACATGAGACTCAGGAGCCGCTTTGGTCACAGCTTCCTCAGGGCCAATGGATCGCTGCCACCTTGGAGGAACACTGTCACCCATTTCACGGCTGACGGAAGTATCCCAAACTCCGACTTGGATTGGGATGCTGAAATTCTTGAGATACATAAG GATACAACGTCATCTCACATACAACCTCCTCCTCCTCACGTACATGTCAATGGCAATGCTTCGGCTCCAGCTTCTGAACAA GGTAGCATTAGTTACTTGCAATATGCGATGGCAGGACTTAGCGCAGGAAATCTAGGAGTTGGTTTAGTAAATCTTATGCCGGACGGTGCGGATGCGAACGGACATCTGACAGGAGTTGCGGACACGACTGGAGTTTCAGATGCGACTGGAGTTGCCGACGCAGCCGGAGTTATGGATCCAACCGGAGTTGCTGATGTTACAACCGCAGCTGCAGGAGGTATCGACGCGGGAGGTCTAGCAGGAGATATCGTGAACATGGCAAGTAATTGTCCCGTGATGTGA